GCCCCTCCTCATGATCGTATGCAGGCTGGCCGGGCTCCCACGCCCGGCCGGAAGGTAGCGCCAGCGTGGGAGCTGGCGCTGCCGTGGCGGAAGGGGAGCTCTCGTTGCTATGAGCAGGGCCGGAAGGTAGCGCCAGCGTGGGAGCTGGCGCTGCCGTGGCGGAAGGGGAGCTCTCGTTGCTATGAGCAGGCCGGGCTCCCATGCCTGGCCGGGTGATGGTGCCAGCGTGGGAGCTGGCGCTGCGGATAGGGGGCGTCGTCGTGTGCAGGCGGGCCGGTCTCCCACGCCCGGCCGGGTGATTGTGCCCGCTGATGGGAGGGCGGGGTTTGGGCTATGGCTCCACCCGCTGGATCCCCGGGATGCGGTCGAAGTGGGCGTCGTAAGAATAGATGATTTGAGATCCGGCTTGCTCCATAGAGGCGGCGATGAGCGCATCCCCAAAGTCAATGCCCGTGGTCGCATAGAGGTCCAGGGCGCGCAACACCGCGCGGCGGTTACGGACCTGAAATCCGGGCAGGCGGATCAGGGCGGTCAGCATCGCTCGGATCTCGTCTCGCGGCAGGTTGTAGAGCCGGGGGGATGAGAGGACGTACACGGCGTCGGCGATGACGGTGTCCGGGGCCGTCAGGGTGAGTTCGCCTCTCTCGACCTGCTCGAACAGAGCCGCCGCGGCGGCTTGCTTCTCCGGGTCATCCTGGGTGAGCAAACGAATGATGACGTCGGTGTCGACGAAGGGCGCAGTCATTCTCAGTCCTGAAACTTATCTTTGAGATGGTCCTCGCGGCCGATCTCCCGCATCTCCTCCCAGGATAAAGGCTTCTTTAAAGATCCGGCGGCCCCTCGCAACGAGGCGATGTTGGGATAGCGCGGAGCGGCTAGGCGCACTGTGCCTTCCTCCTCGATGACGAAGGCGATCTTATCCCGGGGCTTGAGGCCCAGATAGGCGCGCACCTCGGCAGGAATCGTCACCTGTCCCTTACTGGTAATCGTGGCAAGGATTTCCTTTTTGCTCATCTCAACCCCATGTAGGTAAGGATTCAATTCAATGGTAAGGAAATGGTATCATATTCCTTGTGCATCGTCAACCCTTGAGCGCGCGGTGATAGCCTACCTCACCGCGGAGTCACAGAGGATGCTGAGGAGAAAGGCATGTTAAGCATACATGTCGTATTTATGGGGGACCACCGCAGTTGACGGAGGGCATCGCGATCGGGGATAATGGGCTGGCCTTCCTGGCGCGGGGGAGGGGCGATTCATGAATCGCCCCTCCTCATGATCGTGTACAGGCAGGCCAGGCTCCCACGCCCGGCCGGGTGGTGGCGCCTGCGTGGGGGCTGGCGCTGCCATGACGGGAGGGAAGATCTCGGCGCTTATGAGCGGGTCGGGCTCCCACGCCCGGCCAGATGGTGGCGCCAGCGTGGGAGCTGGCGCTGCTGTGGCGGAAGGAAAGAGCTTGGCGCTTATGAGCGGGCCGGGCTCCCACGCCCGGCCGGGTAATGGCTCCGGCGTAGGAGCTAGCGCTGCTGTGGTGGAAGGGAAGCTCTCGTTGCTATGAGCTGGCGCTGCTAACAGGAGGTGTGCTCCGTGATCCAGGCGAAATACGTACACACGAATCTCGTCGCCAGGGATTGGCGGCGGCTCGCTGCTTTCTATCAGGAAGTCTTCGGGTGCGTGCCGGTCCCGCCGGAGCGGGATCTGTCGGGCGAGTGGTTCGACGCCGCCACGGGGATACCAGGGGCACACGCGCAGGGCGTACATCTCCGGCTCCCTGGCTACGGGGATGAGAGCCCCACGCTGGAGATCTTCCAGTACAATCGGACGGCGGGCGACTCGGCCCCGGCGGTCAACCGGCCGGGGCTGGCGCATCTCGCCTTCGCCGTGGAGGACGTGGAGGCCGCACGGGAGGCCGTGCTCGCGGCCGGCGGGGGAACCATCGGCGAGGTGGTGTCCCTGGACATCCCCGGGGCCGGGCGGGTCACCTTCGTCTACATGACGGACCCCGAGGGCAACATCATCGAGCTGCAACACTGGTCGGAGGGATAAAGGGCGCCTGCTCTGGGGGGCAAACGCTTCGTAGAGGCAGCTCTCGTGGCTGCCCGGTATCTTCCCCCTGGGGCGACGCATGCGTCGCCCTTGCCTTTATCCGTGCCCGCCCTCTTGGTACTCTTCGTACAACCGGGGCAGGTGGCGCTCGGGATCCTGCCAGTACTCCCGGGGATCCAGCTCCAGCCGGCGCTCCGGCTGTCCGGGCTTCAGCTCGCCCGCCTGAAGGCGCTCGTGGATGCGGCGAACGCTCTCGGCCGCCGGCTTCTCGCTGCCGTCCCGCCGCACCAGTCCCAGCACTCGCGCTCGTCGGCATCGATCCAGCGGCGGGTCCTCCCACAGCGCCTCATCGAAGTCGGCGTAATGCCCCAGCCAGCAACCCTCCACGCCGTCGGCGATCAGTCCCTCCAGTACGCGCTCCACGAACTCCGCCTGTTCCGTCTCGCTGGCGAAGTAGATCTCCCGCGTCTCCCGATCGACCAGATCCCAGATCATCGTGCCCGGATCGCCGGGGACGGGTACTGTGGGCACGGCGCAGCCGACCACCCAGATGGGGACGTCCGGCGCCAGCGCCCGCATCAGCGCCACGGTGAATCGCGCCACCTCCTCGTCCAGCGGGTGCTCGGCTGTGGGGTGCAGGTTGGGATAGACCTCCACGGCCAGGGCGCCCAGAACCTCGGCGACGTCGGCGGGGCGCACCCCCACCGGCCGGGTGAGAGCTGACGCGTCGGCGTACCAGAGCAGTCGGGCCTCCTCGGCCACCTCCCGGATCTCCGTCGAACGCTGGTCCAGCCATTCGGCGGCCGCGTCCGGATCGCGAGGCGGCCGGGCCCGGTCCAGCTCATGTCCCAGGCTCCATCCCAGTACGGCCGGGTGCTCGTCGTAGTAGCCGATCACCTCGCGGAACAGCCGCTGTTGCGCGTTCACCAGCTTCTCGTCCTCGAACGGATCCCGCAGCCGGTAGCGGGCCTCCGCGCGGCCGCTCACGACCTGGAACACGGGGGGCTCGGCCGGCGGGAAGTCCATCGCCCAGTCGGGGAAGTGGAAGGCGCCGCACGCCAGGCCGACCTGCAGGTCGACGAAGGCACGGAGCCCCGCGTCCTCCGCGGCGTCTAGCACATCACCCAGGCGGTCCAGCACGCGGTGCTCCAGCCGATCCACGGTGGGCTGAACGGCGGACCACAGGAGCGGCAGGCGCACCGCGTGGCAGCCCATCGCCGCGATGTGGGCCAGCTCCTCGACGACTTCGCCTCGATCAAAGCGCTGCCACCAGCCGGTGGCCTTGCGTCGTGGCCAATACGTGACTCCGATGAGGAAGCTCATGCTGCCTTGTCTACCGTTGCGTGGGCTTCTTGCGGGCGGACTTGCGGGCCCGACGCCGCTGGGCCCGGCGAGATCGTGGCTTCGGCGGGCGTGGCCTCACCACCGGGCGATCATCCTGGGGACTGATCCCCTCCAGGATCACCTCCGGCGTCTCCTCCTCTTCCAGATAGGTCAGCATCTCTCGATAGGCGGCCAGGCGATCAAGCGTGGCGTGGTTGGCGACCAGGGCCAGGAGGCCGCTCAGCATCAACAGGGCCGGGGCGACGAGGGCCGCGCTGACCGCGACGAAGGCCAGCACGACGACCAGCAGAGTGATCGTGAAGAGCGAGTTCAGCATGGCCAGCCGAGCCGCGTTGCGCAGCGCCGGGATCAATGGGTGGCCCCGCATCTCGATGACCAGCGGCCACCAGTAGAATTGGACGGCGATCCCGGTGAGCGCGAAGATCACCCAGGCGATCCGGGCGAGGGTCAGGATTACCCCCGTGGTGGTGCGGGAGTAGTAGGTGTAGTTGAACGTCAGGATGCCGACGAAGGCCAGGGTGATGATGGCCCAGCCCCACGACTTCCAGAAGTAGCGCCGGAACGCCCGGCGGGCGGTTCGCCATCCGGCCCGTTCCCCGTGTGCCATGCGGTTGGTGACCTCCAACAGCGCGGCCGTAGCCGGAGGGCCGGGGATGACCAACAGAACGGCCAACAGCCACGCCGCGTTCATCTGCACCAGGAGGAGCGCCTCATCGCTCCAGTATTGGAGGGAGCGCCAGAACACGCGCAGGGCCGCTCTCATGCGCTCGCCTCCTCCGCCTGCGATATCCACGTCATGAGTCGGAATCCTCCAGTGGGATCAGTTGAGCCTCGCCGGGGCCGAGGGCGACGGGCACCCGACGATCGTCCACGCGAATCCGTCCCTCCCACCCGTCGCCTGGAGCGAAGGCGAACACCCAGGCCCGCCCGTCTCCTCGCAGGACGAAGGCGCACTCCTCCCGGCCGGCGCGCTCGATGCGATCGTACAGCCGAATCGGGAGGGCGCTCTGGACGGGCTTGTTGCTGTGGAGCGCGCCGTTCCAGTAGATCAGCGTGACGAGGCCGCCTCGCCACGGGATCCGCTCGCACACAAACCAGCGCCATCCCTCCGGTACGGAGGGCGTGACGGCGAGCCCGTCCGGCTGCGGTTGCAATCCGGCCAGGCCCTCCAGGGCCAGCCACAGCAGCACGGGTGGGAGCGAGGGGCTCATCTCCATGCCGCGACGCTCCCCTGTGTCGCCGTCCAGCCACTCCGGGAACTGGCCGGGCACCCGGTCGGTGGTCCCCTGTTGTGGCGGGATGCAGAGCGCACACAGCCGGTGGAGCGCATCCGCCAGCCGATCGGGCTGTTCCCGGGCGGCCATGGCCGCCCAGGCCCACGCGATAGGCCAGATGCCGCCCATGAGCCCGGACCCGAAGCGTGGATCGTAGGCCGGTTCGTCCTCGCCCACGGTGCGCAGGCCGTGGGCCGACATCCAGGCGGGGCTCCAGAGGCGCGCCGTCACCCGGGCACGCACATCGTCCGGCGCGATGCCCGCCAGGATCGGGAATACCTGATTGACCGTGAGCTCAGGGTTCGGCTCCCCATCGTTTCCCAGCGTCAGGAGATAGAGGCCGGTCTCCGGCGAGAGGAGTTGATCGTGGATGGCCTCCCGCAGCGCGGCCGCCTCCGACTCAAAGCGGGCCTGATTGGCCGTATCCCCATGCGCGGCAGCCAGTTCAG
This genomic interval from Chloroflexota bacterium contains the following:
- a CDS encoding VOC family protein, encoding MQAKYVHTNLVARDWRRLAAFYQEVFGCVPVPPERDLSGEWFDAATGIPGAHAQGVHLRLPGYGDESPTLEIFQYNRTAGDSAPAVNRPGLAHLAFAVEDVEAAREAVLAAGGGTIGEVVSLDIPGAGRVTFVYMTDPEGNIIELQHWSEG
- a CDS encoding DUF624 domain-containing protein — its product is MRAALRVFWRSLQYWSDEALLLVQMNAAWLLAVLLVIPGPPATAALLEVTNRMAHGERAGWRTARRAFRRYFWKSWGWAIITLAFVGILTFNYTYYSRTTTGVILTLARIAWVIFALTGIAVQFYWWPLVIEMRGHPLIPALRNAARLAMLNSLFTITLLVVVLAFVAVSAALVAPALLMLSGLLALVANHATLDRLAAYREMLTYLEEEETPEVILEGISPQDDRPVVRPRPPKPRSRRAQRRRARKSARKKPTQR
- a CDS encoding type II toxin-antitoxin system VapC family toxin, whose product is MTAPFVDTDVIIRLLTQDDPEKQAAAAALFEQVERGELTLTAPDTVIADAVYVLSSPRLYNLPRDEIRAMLTALIRLPGFQVRNRRAVLRALDLYATTGIDFGDALIAASMEQAGSQIIYSYDAHFDRIPGIQRVEP
- a CDS encoding AbrB family transcriptional regulator, with the translated sequence MSKKEILATITSKGQVTIPAEVRAYLGLKPRDKIAFVIEEEGTVRLAAPRYPNIASLRGAAGSLKKPLSWEEMREIGREDHLKDKFQD